One stretch of Chitinophaga pendula DNA includes these proteins:
- a CDS encoding sensor histidine kinase — MGDKIFYTTIFISLLIAIIIVFFVVSIILYHRRYIKLQRARISAKITILENERKRIAADLHDALGPLLSTVKLNINSIEVEDAGDQEIIQKSGRYIDEIIQSLRQISYNLLPNTLERKGLPEAVREFIRNVSRTQGPLIDFQAFPQLDVPPEKAIHIFRIIQEIVHNTIKHAQARELQIVLTREQSSLLLLAKENGRGFDVKKTKNTTTGLGIKSLEIRADIMHGTFSIHSHPGQGTQYFIKIPVG; from the coding sequence ATGGGCGATAAAATATTCTACACTACCATTTTTATTTCTTTGCTGATCGCGATCATTATCGTGTTTTTCGTCGTATCTATCATTCTCTATCACCGGCGTTATATCAAACTGCAAAGAGCCCGTATTTCAGCGAAAATTACCATCCTGGAAAATGAACGCAAACGCATTGCCGCCGATCTCCATGACGCACTCGGGCCCCTATTGTCCACCGTAAAGCTCAACATCAACAGCATAGAAGTGGAAGACGCCGGCGACCAGGAGATCATCCAGAAGTCAGGCAGGTATATCGACGAGATCATCCAGAGCCTGCGCCAGATATCTTACAACCTACTTCCCAATACCCTCGAGCGGAAAGGACTGCCGGAAGCAGTACGGGAATTCATCCGCAATGTCAGCCGTACGCAGGGACCCCTTATCGATTTCCAGGCCTTTCCTCAGCTGGACGTCCCCCCCGAAAAAGCCATTCATATCTTCCGGATCATCCAGGAGATCGTACATAATACCATCAAACACGCCCAGGCCCGGGAACTACAGATCGTACTCACCCGCGAACAGTCTTCCCTGCTGCTGCTGGCAAAAGAAAATGGCCGCGGATTCGATGTAAAAAAGACCAAAAATACCACCACCGGGCTCGGCATAAAAAGCCTGGAGATACGCGCCGATATTATGCATGGCACCTTTTCTATTCACTCCCACCCCGGACAAGGCACCCAGTATTTTATAAAAATACCTGTAGGATAA
- a CDS encoding response regulator transcription factor, translated as MNQDIRLVIADDHEIFRDGLVLMLSKQKDITLVGQAGDGHELINLLQEVDADIVLTDIRMPQLDGIAATRHLLQQHPDLKIIALSMFDEEDLIVEMLEAGAKGYLLKNADKQEIIDAIMQVNEDNIFYCKHTSAKLASMIVKSKFSPVREKEPITFTEREKEIIRLICLQYTAQQIGQMIYLSKRTVEGHRTRILEKMNVRNTAGVVVFALKHNLIKEEELL; from the coding sequence ATGAATCAGGATATCCGCCTAGTGATAGCAGACGATCACGAAATTTTCAGGGATGGCCTGGTACTGATGTTATCCAAACAAAAAGATATCACCCTGGTAGGACAGGCCGGCGACGGACATGAACTCATCAACCTACTCCAGGAAGTCGACGCCGACATCGTGCTGACAGACATCCGCATGCCTCAACTGGATGGCATCGCCGCTACCCGGCACCTACTGCAACAACATCCTGATCTGAAGATCATCGCTCTTTCCATGTTCGACGAAGAGGATCTGATCGTCGAAATGCTAGAAGCCGGCGCCAAAGGTTATCTGCTCAAAAACGCAGACAAACAGGAGATCATCGATGCCATCATGCAGGTGAATGAAGACAATATCTTCTACTGTAAACATACCTCTGCCAAACTGGCCTCCATGATCGTAAAAAGTAAATTCAGCCCCGTCCGCGAAAAAGAACCCATCACCTTTACCGAGCGGGAAAAGGAAATCATCCGCCTGATCTGCCTGCAGTATACAGCACAACAGATCGGACAGATGATATACCTCAGCAAACGTACTGTAGAAGGCCATCGTACCAGGATACTGGAAAAAATGAATGTTCGCAATACTGCCGGTGTAGTCGTCTTTGCCCTCAAACACAATCTCATCAAAGAAGAGGAATTGTTATAG